CAAAGCACATGGCTCTATCAAGAAGATCAGAAAGATCACAGCGCAACTCGATGCCTTTATGGCACAGTACAAAGGAGATGAGGCCACCAAAGAACTTGTTGATAAGGCGAAAAAATTAAAATCCGATTTTTCTGAAGTGGAAAAAGCGCTTTATCAGACTCAAAACAGAAGTGGTCAGGACCCTTTAAATTTCCCTATCAGACTCACCAATAAATTAGCTCACCTGAACAGTCTGGTGTCTATCGATGATTTTCATCCAACAGACCAGGATATTGCAGTTAAAAATCAACTTACCTCAGAAATAATAAAACAGTTGGATCAATTTGATACTTTGGTAAGCGATGAGATCAAAGCATTTAATGATGCTTTTAATGCAATGCAACTAAATTATCTCTTTATAGAAGATTAGAATGTCTGTCTAAAAGGCCCTTAGTTTTCGCTATTGGGCCTTTTTAATCTCAACACCATACAAAGCCGTTTCAAAAAATACCCCACCAAAGATGAAATCACGTATCCTTTGCTTTTTGTTAGTACTGATTACCGCAGGCCTTACTGCGCAAACAGCGGAATCTTATTTTCAACCTCTGAAGTATAGAAATATCGGTCCCTTTAGAGGAGGGCGATCTGTCTCTGCAACCGGAGTAATGGGTGATCCGCTTACGTATTATATGGGGACTACCGGGGGCGGTCTTTGGAAAACCTCTGATGCAGGAGCGAGGTGGGAGAATATTTCGGATGGTTTTTTTAAAATGGGCTCCGTTGGCGCTGTTGCAGTTTCCGCTTCTAACCCGAATATAGTGTATTGTGGGATGGGGGAACATGCCGTTAGAGGTGTGATGACTTCCTACGGAGATGGAGTGTATAAATCTACAGACGCAGGTAAGACCTGGACGAAAATGGGTCTGGAAAAGACCCAACATATAGCACGAATTCTTATTCATCCCACCAATCCGGACATAGTCTATGTGGCTGCACAAGGAGCTTTATACGGCCCAAATAAAGAAAGGGGCATCTTTAAAAGTGTGGATGGGGGTAAAACATGGAAGAATACACTTTTTGTAAATGACCTCACCGGTTGTAACGAGCTTTCTATGGTTTCATCTACTCCTGAAGTTATGTATGCCAGTATGTGGCATCATCAACGCAAACCTGAAATCGTCATTAGTGGAGGTGAAGGGAGCGGACTATACAAATCCACTGACGGAGGGGATACCTGGAAAAAAATCCACGAGGGATTGCCCGAAGAAAAAGGAAAAATGGCTATAGCCGTGAGTGAGGCTAATCCCCAAAAAGTGTATGCCTTAATTGAAAGCGATTCTGACCAGGACCTGGGGGGATTGTTTGTATCCAATGATGCCGGGGACTCCTGGAAAATGGTCAGTGGTGACAACAGACTGGTACAACGCGCCTGGTACTACATCGAAGTTTTTCCAGACCCGAATAATGAAAATGTAGTTTATGTTATGAGCGCTCAAGCCCTGCGCTCTATTGACGGTGGAAAGACCTGGGAAGAGATTACAGGAACACACGGGGATTATCACGATTTGTGGATCAATCCCGACAATTCCCGAAATATGATTATTGCCAATGACGGTGGTGCAGCCATTTCTTTCGACTATGGTAAAACCTGGACGAGTCAGGACATCATGCCTACAGCCCAATTTTACAGGATCAATACCGACCGCTTGTTTCCTTATAACATTTATGGGGGACAACAGGACAACTCTTCGGTCAGAATCCCTCACCTATCGCTTTCGAGTGGGGGAATAGGAGAACAGGATTGGACCAGTTCAGCAGGAGGTGAAAGTGCTTTTCTGGCTTTCGATCCTGACAACCCCAGATATGTGATGGGAGGTAGTTATTTAGGCTACATCGACCTGCTGGATACACAGACCAAATCACGAACAAAAGTCCTGGCGGCCCCCATTCAATATCTGGGCATGGCGGCAAGAGACATGAAATACCTCTTTAACTGGAACGCACCTATAATTCGTTCCCAACACGAACCCAATACATTTTACCACTGTGCCCAAATGGTACTCAGGACAAGAGATATGGGTGTCACTTGGGAAGAAATTTCACCAGACCTCACAAGAAATATGGATAATAAACAAGGCAAGGGTGGAGGTCCCTATACAGTAGAAGCTGTAGGTGCAGAAAATTACGGGACTATTTCTTATATGATCGAATCACCGCATGAAAAAGGTGTATACTGGACAGGTAGTGACGATGGCTTTGTTCATCTAACCAGGGATGGGGGAAATACCTGGCAAAATGTAACCCCTAAGGGATTAAAAGAATGCCTGATCAACGCCATTGAAGTATCGCCACATAATCCCGGAACGACCTATATCGCTACTACCCGGTATAAGTTTAACGACTATACCCCCGCCCTTTATAAAACGTATAATTACGGGAAAAGCTGGACAAACATAAGTTCGGGGATTCCTTATGGCTCCTTCACCAGGGTAGTTCGTGAAGATGTGGAGAAATCCGGACTTTTATATGCAGGAACTGAGAAGGGGATATTTATTTCATGGAACGATGGAACTTCATGGGAGCCGATTCAATTAAATCTACCGAATACTCCCGTTACAGACCTTAAGGTACATCAGGGAGACCTGATAGTAGCTACTTCTGGAAGATCGTTCTGGATCCTCGATGACCTTGCTGTACTCGCGCAATACGAGCCTCTTAACCAGGGCTTAAAACTCTATCAGCCCGAAAGTGCCATGAATGCTTCATGGAGTAGTCCATTAAATGGGAATTCAAAGAAATTCATCGGTTCTCAGCCCTTCGAAGGTGTGAATCCGGCTAATGGGATGGTGATCTATTACGAATTACCTGTAAGTACCAATAAGATCCCGCTAAAAATGGAGATCAGAAATTCTCAAGGGAAACTTATACGTTCATTTAGTTCAGAGAAAGACGTGACCTATCAGGAGCACAACGGCGGCGGACCTCCCCCAAAACCAGTTTTACCCAGGGAAGAGGGGCTGAACAGATTTGTCTGGGATATGAATTATCCAATTATGGAAGGAATTCCGGGTGTGTATATGGAAGCCGGATTTGAAGGTCATATGGCGCCGCCGGGAGTTTACGACATAAAGCTGACCATGGGAGATGAGTCTGTTAAGACCCAGGCTAGTATTATAGCTACTCCGGGTTTTGAAGTTTCTAATACCCAATATGAAGAATTTGATTCCTTTATGTCAGAAATGGAAGCTGAACTCAGTGTCATGCATTTAATGGTCAATCAATTGTACAATGTACAAGGGCAACTGAAAAAAATATTGGAATCCCTTGAAGCAGGTCCTTTAAAAGAAACAGGACAGAAACTGCTAAATGATT
This DNA window, taken from Muriicola soli, encodes the following:
- a CDS encoding WD40/YVTN/BNR-like repeat-containing protein, with the protein product MKSRILCFLLVLITAGLTAQTAESYFQPLKYRNIGPFRGGRSVSATGVMGDPLTYYMGTTGGGLWKTSDAGARWENISDGFFKMGSVGAVAVSASNPNIVYCGMGEHAVRGVMTSYGDGVYKSTDAGKTWTKMGLEKTQHIARILIHPTNPDIVYVAAQGALYGPNKERGIFKSVDGGKTWKNTLFVNDLTGCNELSMVSSTPEVMYASMWHHQRKPEIVISGGEGSGLYKSTDGGDTWKKIHEGLPEEKGKMAIAVSEANPQKVYALIESDSDQDLGGLFVSNDAGDSWKMVSGDNRLVQRAWYYIEVFPDPNNENVVYVMSAQALRSIDGGKTWEEITGTHGDYHDLWINPDNSRNMIIANDGGAAISFDYGKTWTSQDIMPTAQFYRINTDRLFPYNIYGGQQDNSSVRIPHLSLSSGGIGEQDWTSSAGGESAFLAFDPDNPRYVMGGSYLGYIDLLDTQTKSRTKVLAAPIQYLGMAARDMKYLFNWNAPIIRSQHEPNTFYHCAQMVLRTRDMGVTWEEISPDLTRNMDNKQGKGGGPYTVEAVGAENYGTISYMIESPHEKGVYWTGSDDGFVHLTRDGGNTWQNVTPKGLKECLINAIEVSPHNPGTTYIATTRYKFNDYTPALYKTYNYGKSWTNISSGIPYGSFTRVVREDVEKSGLLYAGTEKGIFISWNDGTSWEPIQLNLPNTPVTDLKVHQGDLIVATSGRSFWILDDLAVLAQYEPLNQGLKLYQPESAMNASWSSPLNGNSKKFIGSQPFEGVNPANGMVIYYELPVSTNKIPLKMEIRNSQGKLIRSFSSEKDVTYQEHNGGGPPPKPVLPREEGLNRFVWDMNYPIMEGIPGVYMEAGFEGHMAPPGVYDIKLTMGDESVKTQASIIATPGFEVSNTQYEEFDSFMSEMEAELSVMHLMVNQLYNVQGQLKKILESLEAGPLKETGQKLLNDLVSWDEDMIQRKSQAYDDVENFPNKFTAEYIFLINQSNSVIPRVNQGSRERKKELDTQWNMLKERGQQFLEDALPEYNKALWNSGIGAILLH